In Pirellulales bacterium, the genomic stretch AGATTTGCATAGCATACCAAATGAGTGGCCTAAAAAGTGCCGAAAATTTTTCCGTCGGCGAACTTTGTAGGCTTGATTGATCTGGCGTGGATATTCGTCTAGCTCATCGCCGGTCGATGAGTGCCCCTCAATCTAAAAACAGAACATGGTACAATGGCCAATGCTTCGTGTCTGCCGCCGCCGGGCTGTACCAATCCACCTTTTTTCACTCGCCGTTATCCGTCTGCGATGCTGCAAGTTGTGCGACAACACGGCAGCCTTGCAACCTTTGACCGCCGAATCAGCCTACGCGGAGTTTGCCCCCATGTCATCTCCGTTACCAATGGATGCTGGTCACGATATCTCCGCGCAGCAGCCGGTGAAAGAGTGGATCTTTTGGGGACTAATTGCGCTGACCGCTTTGTATTACTTCGCGGAGTTGCAGGCCGTCTCGCTTCCCGATTATTTTCCAATTCTCCAAATCCGCAGATCGCAATGGGGTTGGTCTTACAAAGCTTGCGGCATATTTTTTTCATGTCTGTTGTTGGTTTGCTTCCCTTGGCTGCGGCAAAATGTGGGACTGCGCTGGCGGCAAGCGCCGGGGTCATGGCGGCTGTCGCTGGGCATCTTCTGCATGTGGCTGGCGATCGGCATCCTGGGCGGTTTTTACATCGCTGCCGAAAAGTTTTCGCTCGATAAGCTCCTGTTTCAAGCCACCATGCCGTCGATGGAAGAAGAGCTGACGTTTCGCGGCATCATGTTGGCTTTGCTGGAAAGAGCGTTCGGGCATTCGCCGATGAGTTGCCGGTTACGCTATGGCGGGGCTGCATTCATCACTTCCTTGCTATTTTGGCACGACGTTGCCATCCAGCATGGGAATCTGATTGTTCCTTTGGCTCGTGTCGACACAATGATTTTTGCCTCGCTGGTGGCGTTGGTTCGCACCCGGTCGGGCAGCCTGTTGTGGCCGATGCTGATTCATTCGGCGGGCAATGTGGCCTTGTCCGCAGTCCCCATGCTGCGATAGGGTTTCAAGCCCGCCGTGGTACAATCGCAAAATAGATATGAAATGAAGGATTAACGTGCTCATTGGTCCCGTTTTCACTCGCGAATTGATTACCGCGCCGCGGCGGGTGCGGTTTTATGCCGCGCCGGCGGTGTATGTGGCGGGCCTATTGGTGCTGACGTGCACGGCCTGGTTGCTGTTGTTGGGAATGCAGCAGGTGCGGAACGTGGGCGATATGGCCCGCTTTGGCATGGCGCTGTTTCAGTTTTTAGCGCCGTTGCAATTGGTGTTGGCGATTTTTTTCTCGGCGCTGGTTTCGGCCAGTGCCGTGGCGCAGGAAAAAGATCGCCGCACGCTGGAATTGCTGTTGCTGACGAACTTGTCGAATTCGGAGCTCGTGCTCGGCAAATTGCTGGCCAGCCTGCTCAGCATCTTGATGTTGTTGGCGGCGAGCGTGCCGTTTTTTATGTTCACCGCGCTATTTGGCGGCGTGTCGTTTGAGCAGATGGGCCGAGTGTTCGTGGTGACATTGGTTAGCGCGCTGGCGGCCGGCAGCGTGGGCTCGATGATAGCGCTGTGGCGTGAAAAAACATTCCAAACGTTGGCGCTTACGGCCTTGCTGCTGGCGATTTTAGCCGGCTGGGAAGTCGTAGCGGCCAGCGGCGCGCTGCATGGCCAGTGGCTGGGCGCGCCGGTGGCTCAATGGACCTCCGGTCTAAGCCCGGGCCAAGCGCTGCTGGCGGCCGCCAAACCGCAAATTGCCACAGGCAATTCGCTGCCGTGGTTTGGATCTGCATATCGGTTGTTTTTGGTGGTGGGCGTACTATTTATTATTGCCGTGAATTTATTTGCGATGATGCGGGTGCGGGTGTGGAATCCCTCGCGGGAAGCGCGACCGCAGTTGGAGGATGGGGATGAATTCCGGGCCGCAACCAGCGATTTGCCTCCGACCGGCCAGGTTGTCGCAGCGCCTTCCGTGGCAGCGCCTTCAGTGGCAGTGCCTTCAGTGGCAGTGCCTTCAGTGGCAGCGCGTTCGGTTCATGCCGCGGCAGGAACAGCACGGCGGGTGTGGGATAACCCGGTGTTGTGGCGGGAAGTGTGCACCTGGGCCTACGGCCGCAAGGTGATTTTCGTGCGGCTGGTGTATTTGGCCTTGTTCGCGGCCACGGCCTGGGGAGTGCAAGCATCAGTGCACGCATCGCCGGCAGCAGCCGCTAATTTACCGTTGGTGCTGTTGCCGCTTTTGGTGTTGAGCCTGGTGCTGGTGAATGCGCTCGCGGTCACGTCGATTACTACGGAGCGCGATTTGGGCGCGCTCGATTTACTGCTGGTTACCGACATTACGCCCTCGGAATTCATTTGGGGAAAGCTGGGGGGCGTGTTCTACGTGGCCAAAGAAATTGTGTTGTTGCCGCTGGCACTGTGCATTTATGTGTGGTGGACCGGCGCGCTGGCGCTGGAACCGCTGTTGTATTTGCTGGCCGGGCTGGTGCTGATGTACGTGTTCGTGGCGACGCTGGGCGTTCATTCCGGCCTGGCTTACGCCAATAGCCGCAGCGCGGTGGCGGTCAGCCTGGGGACCGTGTTTTTCCTGTTCATCGGCGTGGCAACGTGCATGCGAATTATGGTTTCGTTCAGCGGCTCTTACGAACTGCAACTGGCGCCGTTTTTGGCGTTTATGATTGGCGGCAGCGCCGGACTGTTTGTGGCGCTGGGGGCGCGGAATCCGTCGCAAGCCATTGGCCTGGCATCCTTCTTGTTGCCGATGCTCACGTTCGTGGCGATTACCGCCTTTTTGCAGGGAGAAACCCTGGGAGTGTTTTTGATCGTGGCCTTCACCTACGGCCTGACCACGGCGGCAATGCTGGTGCCGGCGATTTCCGAGTTCGACATAGCGACCGGAAGAACAACGGAGTGAAGTGGTGGTCGTCTGGTGGCTGGTAGCCTGGTGTCTGGTGTCTGGTGGTCTGGTGGTCTGGCAATAGCCGGATGCTCACAGCATCCGGAGAACCACCACTGAATTGACCACCT encodes the following:
- a CDS encoding CPBP family intramembrane glutamic endopeptidase, yielding MSSPLPMDAGHDISAQQPVKEWIFWGLIALTALYYFAELQAVSLPDYFPILQIRRSQWGWSYKACGIFFSCLLLVCFPWLRQNVGLRWRQAPGSWRLSLGIFCMWLAIGILGGFYIAAEKFSLDKLLFQATMPSMEEELTFRGIMLALLERAFGHSPMSCRLRYGGAAFITSLLFWHDVAIQHGNLIVPLARVDTMIFASLVALVRTRSGSLLWPMLIHSAGNVALSAVPMLR
- a CDS encoding ABC transporter permease subunit — its product is MLIGPVFTRELITAPRRVRFYAAPAVYVAGLLVLTCTAWLLLLGMQQVRNVGDMARFGMALFQFLAPLQLVLAIFFSALVSASAVAQEKDRRTLELLLLTNLSNSELVLGKLLASLLSILMLLAASVPFFMFTALFGGVSFEQMGRVFVVTLVSALAAGSVGSMIALWREKTFQTLALTALLLAILAGWEVVAASGALHGQWLGAPVAQWTSGLSPGQALLAAAKPQIATGNSLPWFGSAYRLFLVVGVLFIIAVNLFAMMRVRVWNPSREARPQLEDGDEFRAATSDLPPTGQVVAAPSVAAPSVAVPSVAVPSVAARSVHAAAGTARRVWDNPVLWREVCTWAYGRKVIFVRLVYLALFAATAWGVQASVHASPAAAANLPLVLLPLLVLSLVLVNALAVTSITTERDLGALDLLLVTDITPSEFIWGKLGGVFYVAKEIVLLPLALCIYVWWTGALALEPLLYLLAGLVLMYVFVATLGVHSGLAYANSRSAVAVSLGTVFFLFIGVATCMRIMVSFSGSYELQLAPFLAFMIGGSAGLFVALGARNPSQAIGLASFLLPMLTFVAITAFLQGETLGVFLIVAFTYGLTTAAMLVPAISEFDIATGRTTE